ACCACGGCCTCAGGAAAATAGCCCGCTTCGCGGTACCCCACGGCATCTTCCCACGACAGTGGAAACACCGGAAAGCCCCCTTTTTCACCATCACGTTTGCTCAACTTGCCCTTGCCCGTGGGCTTCATGATCAGGGGCAAATGGGCGAACTGTGGGGCCTGCCATTCAAAGGCATCGTACAGTTGTTGGTGCAGGGGCAGCGAGGGCAGCCACTCTTCGCCACGAATTACATGGGTGATCTGCATCAAATGGTCGTCCACAATGTTCGCCAAATGGTAGGTGGGCATGCCATCGCTCTTGAACAGCACCTTGTCGTCAAGGGTGTTGGTGTCGATCTTGATCTCGCCCCGAACAAGGTCGTTCAACACCACCGTTTCATCAGGGGGTGTCATAAACCGTATTACATAGTCCTCGCCAGAATTCAGTCGTTTTTCGACCGCTTCGGGCATCATTGACAGCGAGTTGTCGAGCTTTAGGCGGTTGTGCCAGTTGTAGATAAAGGTCTTGCCCTTGGCCTCATGGTCTTTTCGGTGTGCATCGAGGGCTTCGGGGGTGTCAAAAGCGTAATAGGCCCTGCCCTTTTCGACCAGTTCTTCGGCATATTGTCGGTACAGGTGCTTGCGCTCGCTCTGGCGGTAGGGGCCAAATCCACCGTCTTTTCCAATGCCCTCATCGTAGGGAATACCGCACCATTTTAGGGCTTCGACAATGTACTGTTCGGCACCCTCAACATAGCGGTTTTGGTCGGTATCCTCTATCCGGAGTACAAAATCGCCCCCATGTTTTTTCGCGAAGAGATAGTTGAAAAGGGCGGTGCGTACGCCGCCAATATGTAATGGCCCGGTCGGGCTCGGGGCAAAACGTACCCTTACTTTGGTCATACATCAAGAATTTGCCCGCAAAGATAGTGATTGCATCAGGCGAGCGAAAACGAATCTGTTTCGGGCTTCATTTCATTAGGGACCCTAGGGTTCATAATGGCAAACCACAGTGGGGGCACCAGCGAAAGCACCATACTGGTGGGGTAGCCGTACGGCATCTGTGGTGAAACGTCGTGGCAATCCAGCACTTGGTACTTCTTGGCCGATTTATAGTGATGGTCACTGTGGCGGGTGAGTTCATAGAGCACGATACGGCCAATGACATGGTTGCTGTTCCACGAATGGCATTCGCGCACCCGTTCGTATCGGCCCGAGGGCATCTTTTTTCTGATCAGCCCGTAATGTTCGATATAGTTGACCGTTTCCAACAACAAAAAGCCCACTACCCCTGCCCCAAGGGCAAACCAAAGGGCCGTGGCGCCAAAAATGACAAGAACCAGCCCCAAATAGGCCAGTTGCAGCAACACATACCAAAGCATATCGTTTTTTATGGAAAAGAACCCTCTTTCCTTTTTGGCGAGCAGCTTTTGCTGTATTTTCCAAGCCTTTCGGTACTGTCGCGTCACCGAGGTGAACCAAAAAGAATATACCGATTGGTTATAGCGTGCTGTGGCTGGGTCTTCGGGGGTTGCCGCATGGGCGTGGTGCCCAAAATTGTGCTCTATGTAAAAGTGCATATAGAACGAGGGCAGCAGTAGGGCCTTGCCCAAAAACCGTTCGCTTGTCTGTTGGCGATGGCCCAATTCGTGGCCAACGTTGATGCCGTTGACGCCCAGTACAATGCCAAGCGAGAGGCAGAGCCCGACCAGCTCATAGGGGGCATGGTCGCTGGTGCCCACATGCCACAAGAGATAGCCCAAAAGGCCGTAGACAATGGGCAGGTTCAGATAGAGCATCCAATCGAAAAAACGGCTGTTTTCCTTTCGTTGCTTTTCTGCGCCGACTAGGTTGCTGGTATCTTGCGGCAGTAGCACCTCTAAAATGGGAATGATCACAAAGGCATAGACGGGCGTAAAATAACTCCACAAACCTTCAAAATAGATACTGATGGCCGCAGAAAGGGGTATGGTAAGGGCCGCTAGGTAGCGTAAATCTCTCCAGTTGTCCATTTTAACACAACTTTTTCAGCCCGATCTTTTAATATCGGGTATCTTGGTATATCGTTAACAATAAGCGGTCAGTTCACGTTTTTCTAAGAAAAATCTTCGAATTGACAGGGTTTGATTTGATTGTAACCATTTAAAGATACTGGATTTTGGGCAGTTACGACAAGATACTCGATAAGCTGAACGGCTTTATCTCAAAGTATTACCGAAAGCTTTTGGTAAAGGGGCTGTTGTTGTTCTTGTCTTTCGGTCTGCTCTTTTTTCTTGTGGCACTGTCGCTTGAATATTTCTTTTGGATGGGCTCGACCGCCCGTTTGGTGCTGTTGTTGTCAGTAATCGCTTTTGAGGGATACCTGCTCTACCATTTTGTGCTCACCCCTATCTTTTATCTGTTTCGAATTAAAAAGGGCATTTCGAACAAACAGGCCTCGTTGCTAATCGGGAAGCATTTTCCCCATGTCGATGACAAGCTTTACAACCTGCTCGAACTTGCCGAGGATGATGAAAAGTCGGAACTGTTGTTGGCCAGTATCGGGCAACGCTCACACGAACTTGACACGGTTCCGTTCGTACAGGCCATCGATTTTAAAGAGAGCCTAAAATATGCAAAGTACTTGGCCATTCCGATTGTGGTGGTGGTCTTGATCGCCCTGACCGGTAATCTGGGGTCGTTTTTCGGATCATATGAACGGGTGGTCAATTACGATATGGCCTACGAGCCACCGGCACCCTTTCAGTTCCGATTGCTGAACAGCGAGCTGAAGGTCTTTGACGACCGGCCCCTGACCATACAAATGGTGACCGAGGGTGAGGTGTTGCCTGAAGATGCGTATATCGTGGTCAATGGTCAACAATGGTTGTTGCAGAAGAAGGGAGGGGTTTTTGAATATCGTTTTTCAGCACCTGTAAAGCAATCAAGCTTTTATTTTACGGCCAATGGCTACAATTCGAGGGTCTATGATATTGTGAGCCTGCCGACCCCATCGCTCCAAGATTTTGAACTGCACCTGCAGTATCCAGGTTATACCGGGCGAAGCCCTGAGGTGCTCAAAGGCACAGGCAATGCGACCTTTCCAGAGGGCACCATCGCTACATGGAAGATCAAGGGAAAGAACACCGAACAGATTGAGCTCCATTTGGCCGATACCCTTTTGGCCTTTGATAGGGCCGATAATGCCTTCTCCCTAAGCAAGCGGGTGTACAACAATTTAGACTATGGCCTGTCTACCAGCAACGGCAATGTAAAGAACCATGAATTTTTGGAGTATAGTTTTAAGGTTGTTCGCGATGCGAGTCCACAGATAAGGGTCGAGCAGGCGTTTGACTCACTGAACTTGAACGAATCATATTATTCAGGACAGGTGTCCGACGATTATCTAGTGAGCGAGATACGCTTGGTTTGTTACCCAAAAGAGCGGCCCGAAGAGGTTCAACGATTGGTGTTGCAGCGGCCCAAGAGCAATGTGCAGCAGTTTTTCTACACATTTCCTTCGGGCTTGCAAGTGGAACCCGGCGAAGCATACCAATTGGTATTTGAAGTGGTCGACAACGATGCCCAAGGGGGGGGCAAGGTATCAAAGAGCCAGGTTTTTAGTACAGTGTTCTATACCGATAACGAACTGAAGAGCAAGGACCTGGAATTTCAAGAGTCCGTTTTGGATAATTTCGATAAATCCCTTGAAAAACTTAGGGAGCAAAAGACCGAACTCGAGAAAATCAACGAAAAGCAAAAAGAGCAATCAGGACTTGATTTTAACGACAAGAACGAAATCAAGAACTTTCTTAGAAAACAACAACAGCAAGAAGACCTGATGCAAAAATTCAGCAAGCAGCTCAAAGAAAGCCTGGACAAACAGGAAAATGATGACGAACTCAACCAATTGCTAAAGGAACGGCTCGAGCGGCAAGAACTGGAAGCCAAGAAAAATGCCAAGTTGCTCGAAGAGCTGAATAAAATTGCCGATAAAATTGAGGAAGATGATTTAAAGAAACGACTTGAAGAGCTTGGCAAACAGCAGGGTAAGAACCAACGAAACCTAGAGCAATTGCTTGAATTGACCAAACGGTATTATGTTACGGAAAAGGCCTCACAATTGGCACAAGAATTGGCCAAGCAGGCAGAAAGACAAGAGATTTTGTCAGAGCAAAAACTAGGTCAGGACTTTTCCAATAAAGAACAGGAAAAGCTGAATGAAAAGTATGAGAAGTTGAGCGATGAATTGGACGAGCTAAAAAAAGACAACCAGAACCTTAAAAAACCCATTGACCTGGATATTGACAAGAAAAAGCAAGAAGGGGTAAAGCAAGACCAACATGAAGCACTGGAAGAAATCAACAAGCACCAGGGCATGGAAGAATCTTCGCAGAGCGAGGAAAAACAAAAGACCCAGAACAATGCTTCCCAAAAGCAAAAATCAGCCGCCCAAAAGATGAAAGAGATGAGCGAGAGCCTTCAACAAGGTGCCTCGGCCATGGGTGGGGGTTCGAGCATCACAGAAGATGCCGAGATGCTCAGGCAGATTTTGGACAACCTGGTTATTTTTTCTTTCAAGCAAGAGAACCTTTTTGATCAGGTCGGCGAGGCCAACATCGATGTCTCCAACTTTTCGGCCACTGTGCGCGAACAGAAAGAACTGCGCGACCTGTTCGAGCATGTTGACGACAGCTTGTTCGCGCTCTCACTGAGACGCGCTGAGTTGTCTGAGTTTGTAAACGAACAGGTGACCGAGGTGTACTACAACATCGATAAGGCTTTAGAGAGCATTGCAGAGAACCGGGTCTATCAAGGGGCCGCGTACCAACAGTATGTAATCAGCGCGAGCAATGCGCTGGCCGATTTTCTTGCCAACACGCTTGACAATATGCAGATGAGTATGCAACAGGGCAATGGCTCAGGGCAGAGCGGTAGTGACTTTCAATTGCCCGATATTATCGAAGGTCAAGAGAAGTTGAATGAACAGATGGGGCAGATGGGGAAATCGGGCAAAGGTGAGCAGCAGTCTGAAAGCGGTAAAGAGGGCGAGGGCAAAGAAGAGGGCCAAGGAGAAAAGCAGGGGGGAAGTGAAGGAGACCAAAAAGGGCAAGACGGTAAGAAGGGAAAAGAGGCACAAGGCGGAAAGAATGGTGGGGAGGGCCAAGATGGGCAGTCTGGCGAAGGCTTGAGCGAGCAAGAGCTTAAAGAGATTTATGAAATCTACAAACAACAGCAGCAGATACGCCAGCGATTGGAAAAGCAGTTGCAAGATATGATCAACAAGTCTGACCGTGACCTTGCCAAGAAACTGGTGCAGCAGATGGAGAATTTTGAAAACGACCTTATACAGAACGGCATCACTGAACGCACCATGAACAAAGCCAATTATATACAGCACCAGTTGCTGAAATTAGAGAATGCCACTTTAAAACAGGGCCAAAAGAAAGAGCGAAAGAGCACCACGAATACCGAACGTTATCGCGCACCCATCATCACCAAGCCCGAGCTGTTCAAGAAGAGTGAACAGGAAATAGAAATTTTAGATCGACAAGCCTTACCTTTGCGGCAAGAATACCGTAGAAAAGTACGGGAGTACTTTAAAAATGATTGATTTCCATTTTGAGAATGATTTTCAGCTAGAGCAAAAAGACAAGTTTTCCGATTGGCTGAGTAGGATAATAACTGCTGAGGGCTATGAATTGGGAAATCTTGACTACGTTTTTTGTGATGATGAATATCTGTGGGATATCAATATGCAGTATCTGAATCACGACACCTACACCGACATCATCACGTTTGACTACTCTACCGGAAGGGTCATTTCAGGCGATATATTTATTTCGGTCGAGCGCGTTGATGACAATGCTGCAGACCACGGGGTGGGCTTCGAAAACGAATTGCTTCGTGTGATGTGCCACGGAGTGCTGCACCTTATGGGATACAACGACAAGAAAGAGGATGAGGTTGCGTTGATGCGCAACAAGGAAGACGAAATGATACAAATGTTCCACGTGGAACAATAGGATTATGTTTGAAAAGGAATACGATGTAATTGTAGTGGGCGGCGGCCATGCAGGCGCCGAGGCCACAGCTGCGGCGGCCAACATGGGCTCAAAGACCCTGTTGGTTACGATGAACCTGCAGACCATTGGGCAGATGTCTTGCAATCCGGCCATGGGCGGTATTGCCAAAGGTCAGATAGTACGCGAAATCGATGCTTTGGGCGGGTATAGCGGCATTGTCACGGATCGCTCGGCCATACAGTTTAAGATGTTGAACAAATCCAAAGGTCCGGCAATGTGGAGTCCCCGCGCTCAGAACGACCGGATGCGCTTTGCCGAAGAATGGCGCCTGATGTTGGAGCAAACACCCAATGCGGACTTTTACCAAGAAATGGTTTCTGGGCTGTGGGTCGAAGGCAATAGGGTGGTGGGCGTGCGCACCTCTTTGGGGATTGATATAAGAAGTAAGGCGGTAGTGCTGACCAACGGTACTTTTTTGAACGGACTTATCCATATTGGCGAGAAGCAATTTGGCGGTGGCCGGGCAGGGGAAAGAGCTGCCACTGGCATCACAGAACAATTGGTAGATTTTGGCTTTGACAGTGGACGAATGAAGACCGGCACCCCTCCGAGGGTCGATGGCCGTTCACTCGATTACTCCAAAATGACCCCGCAACCTGGGGACGAGAATCCCGAAAAGTTCTCCTATTTAGATACCCCTAAGCTGACAAAACAACCCGATTGCCACATGACGCGTACCAGTCAATTGGTGCACGATCTGTTGCGCGAAGGCTTTGATCGCTCGCCCATGTTCAACGGTAGGATCAAAAGTATTGGTCCCCGCTATTGCCCATCCATAGAAGATAAGATACATCGTTTTGCCGACAAAGATTCCCACCAGATCTTCGTGGAACCAGAGGGGTGGAATACCGTTGAGGTATATGTAAATGGGTTTTCGACCTCACTTCCAGAAGATGTTCAGTACAGGGCACTACGTTCGGTGGCAGGCTTCGAGAATGTAAAGTTTTTTAGACCGGGTTACGCCATAGAATACGACTACTTTCCACCGACCCAGTTAAAGCATACCCTTGAGACCAAATTGATAGAGAACCTCTACTTTGCCGGGCAGATCAATGGTACGACCGGATATGAGGAGGCCGCTTCACAGGGACTGATGGCGGGCATCAATGCACACCTGAAAATCAACGAAAAAGAACCTTTTATCCTAAAGAGGGACGAGGCCTATATAGGCGTGTTGATTGATGATCTGATCACAAAGGGCACAGAAGAGCCGTATCGTATGTTTACCTCAAGGGCTGAATACCGAACGTTGTTGCGGCAAGACAATGCCGATTTGCGTCTGACCCCAAGGAGCTACGAATTGGGGCTTGCTTCCGAAGAAAGAATGCGAAAAATGGAGGAAAAAGAGAAAAAATCGCAGGAATTTGTGGATTTTTTCAGAAAAACTAGCTTTGATCCAGAAGAAATAAACCCCATTTTGGAAAAATTGGATTCTGCGACGGTCAAACAGGCCGATAAACTGTTCAAGGTATTCTCGCGACCCAAAGTAACGATGGACCATATGTTGCAGCTTGAAACCGTTTCGTCATTTGTTGCCGAAAAGGAGTTGGACAATGAGGTGCTTGAGCAGGCAGAGATACAGGTTAAGTATTCGGGGTATATCGAAAAGGAAAAACAGAATGCAGACAAATTGCACCGTCTGGAAGATGTTCGGATTCCCGAAAACTTTGATTACTCAAAACTGAAATCCCTTAGCTTTGAGGCGCGCGAAAAACTACAGGCCATTCAACCCGTAACCATCGCGCAGGCCT
This portion of the Flagellimonas lutaonensis genome encodes:
- a CDS encoding alkane 1-monooxygenase produces the protein MDNWRDLRYLAALTIPLSAAISIYFEGLWSYFTPVYAFVIIPILEVLLPQDTSNLVGAEKQRKENSRFFDWMLYLNLPIVYGLLGYLLWHVGTSDHAPYELVGLCLSLGIVLGVNGINVGHELGHRQQTSERFLGKALLLPSFYMHFYIEHNFGHHAHAATPEDPATARYNQSVYSFWFTSVTRQYRKAWKIQQKLLAKKERGFFSIKNDMLWYVLLQLAYLGLVLVIFGATALWFALGAGVVGFLLLETVNYIEHYGLIRKKMPSGRYERVRECHSWNSNHVIGRIVLYELTRHSDHHYKSAKKYQVLDCHDVSPQMPYGYPTSMVLSLVPPLWFAIMNPRVPNEMKPETDSFSLA
- the mnmG gene encoding tRNA uridine-5-carboxymethylaminomethyl(34) synthesis enzyme MnmG, translated to MFEKEYDVIVVGGGHAGAEATAAAANMGSKTLLVTMNLQTIGQMSCNPAMGGIAKGQIVREIDALGGYSGIVTDRSAIQFKMLNKSKGPAMWSPRAQNDRMRFAEEWRLMLEQTPNADFYQEMVSGLWVEGNRVVGVRTSLGIDIRSKAVVLTNGTFLNGLIHIGEKQFGGGRAGERAATGITEQLVDFGFDSGRMKTGTPPRVDGRSLDYSKMTPQPGDENPEKFSYLDTPKLTKQPDCHMTRTSQLVHDLLREGFDRSPMFNGRIKSIGPRYCPSIEDKIHRFADKDSHQIFVEPEGWNTVEVYVNGFSTSLPEDVQYRALRSVAGFENVKFFRPGYAIEYDYFPPTQLKHTLETKLIENLYFAGQINGTTGYEEAASQGLMAGINAHLKINEKEPFILKRDEAYIGVLIDDLITKGTEEPYRMFTSRAEYRTLLRQDNADLRLTPRSYELGLASEERMRKMEEKEKKSQEFVDFFRKTSFDPEEINPILEKLDSATVKQADKLFKVFSRPKVTMDHMLQLETVSSFVAEKELDNEVLEQAEIQVKYSGYIEKEKQNADKLHRLEDVRIPENFDYSKLKSLSFEAREKLQAIQPVTIAQASRISGVSPADISVLLVFLGR
- the gltX gene encoding glutamate--tRNA ligase is translated as MTKVRVRFAPSPTGPLHIGGVRTALFNYLFAKKHGGDFVLRIEDTDQNRYVEGAEQYIVEALKWCGIPYDEGIGKDGGFGPYRQSERKHLYRQYAEELVEKGRAYYAFDTPEALDAHRKDHEAKGKTFIYNWHNRLKLDNSLSMMPEAVEKRLNSGEDYVIRFMTPPDETVVLNDLVRGEIKIDTNTLDDKVLFKSDGMPTYHLANIVDDHLMQITHVIRGEEWLPSLPLHQQLYDAFEWQAPQFAHLPLIMKPTGKGKLSKRDGEKGGFPVFPLSWEDAVGYREAGYFPEAVVNFLAFLGWNPGTEQEVFLLQELVEAFSLDRVNKSGARFDPEKTKWYNHQWLQRKRDGELASLFATVLERQEIPHSVRDHNYVEKVVSLIKERADFVQDFWKLGDYFFVAPESYNEKAVKKQWKEGTPDIIKQVGEVLNGIGDFSSDNIEKQVKDWIAGQELAFGKVMPPLRLVIVGDMKGPHLFDIMALLGKEECLRRIEHALNTLG
- a CDS encoding DUF4175 family protein → MGSYDKILDKLNGFISKYYRKLLVKGLLLFLSFGLLFFLVALSLEYFFWMGSTARLVLLLSVIAFEGYLLYHFVLTPIFYLFRIKKGISNKQASLLIGKHFPHVDDKLYNLLELAEDDEKSELLLASIGQRSHELDTVPFVQAIDFKESLKYAKYLAIPIVVVVLIALTGNLGSFFGSYERVVNYDMAYEPPAPFQFRLLNSELKVFDDRPLTIQMVTEGEVLPEDAYIVVNGQQWLLQKKGGVFEYRFSAPVKQSSFYFTANGYNSRVYDIVSLPTPSLQDFELHLQYPGYTGRSPEVLKGTGNATFPEGTIATWKIKGKNTEQIELHLADTLLAFDRADNAFSLSKRVYNNLDYGLSTSNGNVKNHEFLEYSFKVVRDASPQIRVEQAFDSLNLNESYYSGQVSDDYLVSEIRLVCYPKERPEEVQRLVLQRPKSNVQQFFYTFPSGLQVEPGEAYQLVFEVVDNDAQGGGKVSKSQVFSTVFYTDNELKSKDLEFQESVLDNFDKSLEKLREQKTELEKINEKQKEQSGLDFNDKNEIKNFLRKQQQQEDLMQKFSKQLKESLDKQENDDELNQLLKERLERQELEAKKNAKLLEELNKIADKIEEDDLKKRLEELGKQQGKNQRNLEQLLELTKRYYVTEKASQLAQELAKQAERQEILSEQKLGQDFSNKEQEKLNEKYEKLSDELDELKKDNQNLKKPIDLDIDKKKQEGVKQDQHEALEEINKHQGMEESSQSEEKQKTQNNASQKQKSAAQKMKEMSESLQQGASAMGGGSSITEDAEMLRQILDNLVIFSFKQENLFDQVGEANIDVSNFSATVREQKELRDLFEHVDDSLFALSLRRAELSEFVNEQVTEVYYNIDKALESIAENRVYQGAAYQQYVISASNALADFLANTLDNMQMSMQQGNGSGQSGSDFQLPDIIEGQEKLNEQMGQMGKSGKGEQQSESGKEGEGKEEGQGEKQGGSEGDQKGQDGKKGKEAQGGKNGGEGQDGQSGEGLSEQELKEIYEIYKQQQQIRQRLEKQLQDMINKSDRDLAKKLVQQMENFENDLIQNGITERTMNKANYIQHQLLKLENATLKQGQKKERKSTTNTERYRAPIITKPELFKKSEQEIEILDRQALPLRQEYRRKVREYFKND
- the ybeY gene encoding rRNA maturation RNase YbeY, producing the protein MIDFHFENDFQLEQKDKFSDWLSRIITAEGYELGNLDYVFCDDEYLWDINMQYLNHDTYTDIITFDYSTGRVISGDIFISVERVDDNAADHGVGFENELLRVMCHGVLHLMGYNDKKEDEVALMRNKEDEMIQMFHVEQ